The following are encoded together in the Mycolicibacterium arabiense genome:
- a CDS encoding SAM-dependent methyltransferase has protein sequence MTGRLSDDYFDEIYAAAADPWSLGERWYEQRKYAITLAMLPSPRYEHAFEPGCSVGVLTDALAARCAKVTATDVAAAALDATRARLERSGAAGRVDLLRSSLDERWPLDGTDLVVLSEVAYYFEASALRDVLTRECPRLDSGTTIVAAHWRYAVADYPMSGDEANEVIAATPGLHHLARYRDDDVVIDVFTVGASASASVAVRTDVPGAAG, from the coding sequence ATGACCGGTCGCCTGTCGGACGACTACTTCGACGAGATCTACGCTGCCGCAGCAGATCCCTGGAGCCTCGGGGAGCGCTGGTACGAGCAACGCAAGTACGCGATCACGCTGGCGATGCTGCCCTCCCCGCGCTATGAGCATGCCTTCGAGCCGGGATGCTCGGTGGGCGTGCTCACCGACGCATTGGCCGCGCGGTGCGCCAAGGTGACTGCGACCGACGTCGCGGCGGCCGCCCTCGATGCCACCCGGGCACGTCTCGAACGCAGCGGCGCCGCTGGGCGGGTCGATCTGTTGCGGTCATCGCTCGACGAACGCTGGCCGCTCGACGGTACCGATCTCGTCGTGCTCTCGGAGGTGGCCTACTACTTCGAGGCGTCCGCGCTGCGGGACGTCTTGACGCGCGAGTGCCCGCGGCTCGACAGCGGTACGACCATCGTCGCGGCGCATTGGCGCTATGCCGTGGCGGACTACCCGATGAGCGGCGACGAGGCCAACGAGGTGATCGCCGCGACGCCAGGCCTGCATCACTTGGCCCGGTACCGGGACGATGACGTGGTGATAGACGTGTTCACCGTGGGTGCGTCGGCGTCGGCGTCGGTGGCTGTGCGGACCGATGTGCCCGGTGCGGCGGGTTAG
- a CDS encoding STAS domain-containing protein, giving the protein MSVALAAPPAATLRPGALCIRDERLNPTTVLVDAAGELDAANARQLVDHVAAIDDPHSALIVDLRGLTFFGTEGLWAVNRIIAASAKRHATPVLVAGPEVRRLLRICDPHGVLRTVSSVVDALVASKPNSTRTLIHV; this is encoded by the coding sequence ATGTCGGTAGCACTCGCGGCCCCGCCGGCCGCCACCCTTCGCCCCGGCGCCCTCTGCATTCGCGATGAGCGCCTGAACCCCACGACGGTGTTGGTCGACGCCGCAGGCGAACTCGACGCCGCCAATGCGCGCCAGCTCGTCGACCACGTCGCAGCCATCGACGACCCACATTCGGCGCTGATCGTGGACTTGCGCGGATTGACGTTCTTCGGAACGGAAGGGCTGTGGGCGGTCAACCGGATCATCGCGGCGAGCGCCAAGCGCCACGCCACACCCGTGCTGGTGGCCGGCCCCGAGGTGAGGCGGCTGCTGCGGATCTGCGATCCGCACGGAGTCTTGCGGACGGTGAGTTCAGTGGTCGACGCACTGGTCGCGTCGAAGCCGAACTCGACGCGCACGCTCATCCACGTCTAA
- a CDS encoding HAD family hydrolase — translation MLFDIDGTLVDSNYLHVHAWLRAFAEVGVDVEAWRIHHRIGMDGGSLLDELVPDESAERAPRAKELHGTFYKETAPLIRPLAGGRELLDAVADMGLQVVLATSAPEDELAILRDVLDREDILSAVTSSEDVETAKPRPDIVEKALERAGVPADQAVFVGDTVWDITAASRAGVECIAFASGGIGRKELEDAGAIAVYDNPRDLLEQLASSPIGRLRDSG, via the coding sequence GTGCTCTTCGACATCGACGGAACCCTCGTCGACAGCAACTACCTCCACGTCCACGCCTGGCTGCGGGCGTTCGCGGAGGTCGGCGTCGACGTCGAGGCATGGCGCATCCACCACCGGATCGGCATGGACGGCGGTTCCCTGCTCGACGAGTTGGTCCCCGACGAGTCCGCCGAGCGGGCGCCCAGGGCCAAGGAACTGCACGGCACCTTCTACAAGGAGACCGCGCCGCTCATCCGTCCCCTCGCCGGTGGACGCGAACTCCTCGACGCCGTCGCCGACATGGGCCTGCAGGTGGTGCTCGCGACGTCGGCGCCGGAGGACGAGTTGGCCATTCTGCGTGACGTGCTCGACCGGGAGGACATCCTCTCGGCGGTGACGTCGTCCGAGGACGTGGAGACCGCGAAGCCCAGGCCCGACATCGTCGAGAAGGCGCTCGAGCGCGCCGGCGTTCCCGCCGATCAGGCCGTGTTCGTCGGCGACACGGTCTGGGACATCACCGCAGCCAGTCGCGCGGGCGTCGAGTGCATCGCCTTCGCCAGTGGAGGCATCGGCCGCAAGGAGCTGGAGGACGCGGGCGCGATCGCCGTGTACGACAACCCGCGGGATCTGCTCGAGCAGTTGGCGTCCAGCCCGATCGGGCGGCTGCGTGACAGCGGCTAG
- a CDS encoding IS481 family transposase: protein MVHRNAPLSETGRLRLARCVVDDGWPLRRAAERFQVSATTAARWRDRYCEQGEAGMSDRSSRPHHSPNRTPTRTERRIIGVRVTRRWGPARIAYLLGLNVSTVHNVLRRYGIARLRWLDRATGRVVRRMESASCGDLVHVDVKKLGKIPAGGGWRMLGLAAGKRNKQADKSSGVQTKYHNPVRGYHFIHTAIDAHSRLAYSELLTDERKDTAADFWVRANAWFVTHGIDVRKVLTDNGSCYRSHAFRDALGDIEHRRTRPYRPQTNGKVERFHRTLADEWAYARLYTSDAERCEEYPRWLHTYNHHRGHTALGGQPPANRVPNLSGQYT, encoded by the coding sequence GTGGTTCACCGTAATGCCCCTTTGTCCGAAACCGGCCGTCTGCGGTTGGCTCGTTGCGTCGTTGATGACGGGTGGCCGCTGCGACGTGCGGCCGAACGTTTCCAGGTGTCGGCGACGACCGCCGCACGCTGGAGGGACCGCTACTGCGAGCAGGGTGAGGCCGGAATGTCCGACCGCAGCTCGCGGCCGCATCACAGCCCGAATCGCACGCCGACGCGCACCGAGCGGCGCATCATCGGAGTGCGTGTCACCCGCCGTTGGGGACCGGCCAGGATCGCCTACCTGCTGGGGCTCAACGTCTCCACGGTGCACAACGTGCTGCGCCGTTACGGCATCGCGAGGTTGCGGTGGCTCGACCGCGCTACCGGCCGAGTCGTGCGCCGCATGGAATCCGCATCGTGTGGAGATCTCGTGCACGTCGACGTCAAGAAGCTGGGCAAGATCCCCGCCGGCGGAGGCTGGCGGATGCTTGGTCTGGCCGCCGGGAAACGCAACAAGCAGGCCGACAAGAGTTCGGGGGTGCAGACCAAGTATCACAATCCGGTGCGCGGTTATCACTTCATCCACACCGCCATCGATGCGCACTCACGGCTGGCGTACTCCGAACTGCTGACCGATGAACGCAAGGACACTGCAGCCGACTTCTGGGTGCGCGCCAACGCCTGGTTCGTCACGCACGGCATAGATGTGCGGAAGGTATTGACTGACAACGGATCTTGTTATCGATCGCACGCGTTCCGCGACGCATTGGGCGATATCGAGCACCGGCGAACCCGTCCGTACCGGCCGCAGACCAACGGCAAGGTCGAGCGCTTCCACCGCACCCTGGCCGACGAATGGGCCTACGCGCGGCTCTACACCAGTGACGCGGAGCGCTGCGAGGAGTACCCGCGCTGGCTGCATACCTACAATCATCACCGCGGCCACACCGCACTCGGCGGTCAACCACCAGCCAACCGTGTACCTAACCTCTCAGGTCAGTACACCTAG
- the usfY gene encoding protein UsfY yields the protein MGDTSHDPVDHARTTRQHAGETMKNGVNAPGLVTMAVGVVALVVGLASFASGSVATGAVCAGIAVLAWIVGGSWLWLTHRRVRQQELRWAEQHPDVEAQPPTS from the coding sequence ATGGGTGATACGTCGCACGATCCGGTCGATCACGCCCGCACGACGCGTCAGCACGCGGGCGAGACGATGAAGAACGGTGTGAACGCACCGGGATTGGTGACGATGGCCGTGGGCGTCGTCGCGTTGGTGGTCGGCCTGGCGTCGTTCGCGTCCGGCAGCGTGGCGACCGGCGCCGTATGCGCGGGCATTGCAGTGCTCGCGTGGATCGTGGGGGGATCGTGGTTGTGGCTGACCCACCGTCGTGTTCGGCAGCAGGAACTCCGCTGGGCCGAGCAACACCCCGATGTAGAGGCTCAGCCCCCTACCAGTTGA
- a CDS encoding STAS domain-containing protein: MSVAPNATRGAPVRPHQATFTSCPIGTSMVLHAVAGEIDAANASNLSAYVESNLGDAGKLVLDLRELTFFGTQGFSVLHRINVTCSRQGVTLVVVSGSEVDRILRICDPAGGLPVARSLEAAINAAAAPPPTHLRLVPRG, encoded by the coding sequence GTGTCCGTCGCACCCAATGCCACCCGTGGCGCGCCCGTCCGTCCACACCAGGCGACCTTCACCTCCTGCCCCATCGGCACGTCGATGGTGCTGCACGCCGTGGCCGGAGAGATCGACGCCGCCAATGCGTCGAACCTCTCGGCCTACGTCGAATCCAACCTGGGCGACGCGGGAAAGCTCGTCCTGGATCTGCGCGAGCTGACGTTCTTCGGCACGCAGGGTTTTTCGGTCCTGCACCGCATCAACGTGACGTGCTCACGGCAAGGGGTCACTCTGGTGGTGGTGTCCGGTTCGGAGGTGGACCGGATACTGCGGATCTGCGACCCGGCGGGAGGCCTGCCGGTCGCTCGATCACTCGAGGCTGCGATCAACGCGGCGGCGGCCCCGCCACCGACTCACCTCAGGTTGGTCCCCCGGGGCTGA
- a CDS encoding GNAT family N-acetyltransferase, with product MTGTDAVSVDELAELAFFAGCPTETLRPLAARLRPLSAAPGQVLMRQGEQAVSFLLIRSGHAEVSHANIDGDSSVATVGPGLIVGEIALLRDTPRTATVTAVEGLTGWIGGREAFATMLEAPAMMDSLVRTARQRLAAYVAPIPVTMRDGTVLFLRPVLPGDNERLVHGPVQFSSETLYRRFQSTRTPTPRLMSYLFEVDYVDHFVWVLTDGAAGPVVADARFVREEGQPGVAEVAFIVGDDYQGRGIGSFLMDALAVAAHGDGVQQFTARVLADNYAMRAILDRYGARWHRDDLGVVTTVIDVPTLSETSLTPSQYRGIHSLARQVMRALG from the coding sequence GTGACGGGAACCGATGCCGTCAGCGTCGACGAGCTGGCTGAACTGGCGTTCTTCGCTGGTTGTCCCACCGAAACCCTGAGGCCGCTGGCAGCCCGGCTTCGTCCGTTGAGCGCCGCGCCCGGACAGGTGCTGATGCGCCAGGGCGAGCAGGCCGTCTCCTTTCTCCTGATCCGCTCCGGGCACGCCGAGGTATCGCACGCGAACATCGACGGCGACTCCAGCGTGGCGACCGTCGGACCCGGTCTGATCGTCGGCGAGATCGCGTTGCTGCGAGACACCCCGCGTACGGCGACCGTGACTGCCGTCGAAGGCCTCACCGGGTGGATCGGGGGCCGCGAGGCGTTCGCCACGATGCTCGAAGCGCCCGCGATGATGGACTCCCTCGTCCGGACCGCCCGGCAGCGGCTCGCAGCCTACGTGGCGCCGATTCCGGTGACGATGCGCGACGGCACCGTGCTGTTCCTGCGGCCCGTCCTGCCCGGCGACAACGAACGACTCGTGCATGGTCCGGTGCAGTTCTCCAGCGAGACGCTGTACCGGCGCTTCCAATCCACCCGCACGCCGACTCCGCGGCTGATGAGCTACCTCTTCGAGGTGGACTACGTCGACCACTTCGTGTGGGTGTTGACCGACGGCGCCGCCGGTCCGGTCGTCGCGGACGCCCGGTTCGTGCGCGAGGAGGGTCAACCCGGCGTAGCGGAGGTCGCCTTCATCGTCGGCGACGACTACCAGGGCCGCGGGATCGGGTCGTTCCTGATGGACGCCCTGGCGGTCGCCGCACACGGTGATGGCGTTCAGCAGTTCACCGCGCGCGTGCTGGCCGACAACTACGCGATGCGCGCCATCCTCGACCGATACGGCGCGCGCTGGCATCGCGACGACCTCGGGGTGGTGACTACGGTGATAGACGTGCCCACACTCTCCGAGACGTCGCTCACCCCGTCGCAGTACCGCGGGATCCATTCGCTCGCACGCCAAGTCATGCGGGCGCTGGGCTGA
- a CDS encoding shikimate 5-dehydrogenase, which yields MTQSAGRRPPLNKDTLLCISLAARPSNIGTRFHNHLYDVLGLDFVYKAFTTTDIAAAIGGVRALGIRGCSVSMPFKEDVLALVDEVEPSARAIHSVNTIVNDVSVPGGHLTASNTDYLAVQRLIATHRLDPEGTVLIRGSGGMANAVGAAFRDSGFTSGVIVARNVDTGGALADRLGYEYAPEVGDRTASVIVNVTPIGMAGGAEASECAFDPATIAAADTVFDVVALPSETSLIKAARDAGTAVVTGAEVIALQAAEQFERYTGVRPTDEQVAEASEISRA from the coding sequence ATGACGCAGTCGGCCGGCCGACGACCACCGCTGAACAAGGACACCCTGTTGTGCATCTCGCTGGCCGCGAGACCGAGCAACATCGGCACCCGTTTCCACAACCATCTCTACGACGTGCTGGGCCTCGACTTCGTCTACAAGGCGTTCACCACCACCGACATCGCCGCGGCGATCGGCGGCGTGCGTGCGCTGGGCATCCGCGGCTGTTCGGTGTCGATGCCGTTCAAGGAAGACGTCCTCGCCCTGGTCGACGAGGTCGAGCCCTCGGCCCGGGCCATCCACTCGGTCAACACCATCGTCAACGACGTGTCGGTCCCGGGCGGCCATCTGACCGCCTCCAACACCGATTACCTTGCGGTGCAACGGCTCATCGCGACGCATCGCCTCGACCCCGAGGGCACGGTGCTGATCCGGGGGAGCGGCGGAATGGCCAACGCCGTCGGTGCGGCCTTCCGCGACAGCGGCTTCACCTCGGGCGTCATCGTCGCCCGCAACGTCGACACCGGTGGAGCGCTGGCCGATCGCCTTGGCTACGAGTACGCCCCCGAGGTGGGCGATCGCACTGCATCGGTGATCGTCAACGTCACGCCGATCGGGATGGCGGGCGGCGCCGAGGCGTCGGAGTGCGCATTCGACCCGGCGACCATCGCCGCCGCGGACACGGTGTTCGACGTGGTGGCCCTGCCGTCGGAGACGTCTCTGATCAAGGCGGCGCGGGACGCAGGCACCGCCGTCGTCACCGGCGCCGAGGTGATCGCCCTGCAGGCCGCCGAGCAGTTCGAGCGCTACACCGGGGTGCGGCCCACCGACGAGCAGGTCGCCGAGGCATCGGAGATCTCCCGGGCCTGA
- a CDS encoding LpqN/LpqT family lipoprotein, protein MNTPTKAAGTVVAAVALALALAGCGSDSETQATSSSSESSSASSSSSESSAPQTSAAPAGKRETIADYIKANGITETPVKKGQPDTPTVDLPVPAGWQDAGPRTPQFAYSAMVFTGDPAMAADPPTIVALMSKLTGNVDPAKIAEYAPGELQNLPGFQGGDAQKDELGGFEAYQVGGSYLRDGVKRMIAQKTVIIPKGPDLFVLQVNADGLEDQMGPLMDATATLDEKTVITP, encoded by the coding sequence ATGAACACGCCCACGAAGGCCGCAGGCACCGTCGTCGCCGCCGTCGCGTTGGCCCTGGCCCTCGCCGGGTGCGGGTCCGACTCCGAGACGCAGGCGACGTCGTCGTCGTCGGAGAGCAGCAGTGCGTCGAGCAGCAGCTCCGAGAGCAGCGCGCCCCAGACCAGTGCAGCGCCCGCGGGCAAGCGCGAGACGATCGCCGACTACATCAAGGCGAACGGCATCACCGAGACACCGGTCAAGAAGGGCCAGCCGGACACGCCGACGGTCGACCTGCCCGTGCCGGCCGGTTGGCAGGATGCGGGGCCCAGGACCCCGCAATTCGCTTACTCGGCAATGGTGTTCACCGGCGACCCAGCGATGGCGGCCGATCCGCCTACGATCGTGGCGCTGATGTCGAAGCTGACCGGAAACGTCGATCCGGCGAAGATCGCCGAGTACGCCCCGGGCGAGCTGCAGAACCTCCCAGGGTTCCAGGGTGGCGATGCCCAGAAGGACGAGTTGGGCGGTTTCGAGGCGTATCAGGTGGGCGGCAGCTACCTCCGTGACGGCGTGAAGCGGATGATCGCCCAGAAGACGGTCATCATCCCGAAGGGCCCCGACCTGTTCGTGCTGCAGGTCAACGCCGACGGTCTCGAGGATCAGATGGGACCGCTGATGGACGCCACCGCCACCCTCGACGAGAAGACGGTCATCACCCCCTAG
- a CDS encoding DUF5642 family protein has translation MSLRTEVPKRSGMTTQPWYQGGVRIFAVALVLALCAACGESEPAPPPSSSGPSAAPPAVNTVIDPAKVGRTRTALPAGFEVADVTGRVAPVAMWGLGAQWTAEPPACGVLADPPVDPVSVRGWSASGPGAIVYVVAAAAAPVGLDDVARAECGEFTVLAGHTSGTVSMVDAPPIADARTLTLRAETVTVVEGSTETRSHADTFTAYLPGHVAYVTVVTDPGSAEPGLPADFGATLLSSTVSALRGAAPAGG, from the coding sequence ATGAGCCTACGGACGGAGGTGCCGAAGCGCTCGGGAATGACGACGCAGCCGTGGTATCAAGGCGGCGTGCGCATCTTCGCGGTCGCCCTGGTGCTGGCCCTGTGCGCGGCGTGTGGCGAATCCGAGCCGGCACCGCCTCCCTCCTCGTCCGGGCCGTCAGCGGCGCCTCCGGCGGTGAACACGGTGATCGACCCCGCGAAGGTGGGTCGGACGCGCACGGCGCTGCCCGCGGGGTTCGAGGTGGCCGACGTGACGGGACGCGTGGCGCCGGTGGCGATGTGGGGACTCGGTGCGCAATGGACGGCCGAGCCGCCGGCATGCGGCGTGCTGGCCGATCCGCCGGTGGACCCCGTATCGGTGCGGGGCTGGTCCGCCTCGGGTCCGGGGGCCATCGTCTACGTCGTCGCAGCGGCGGCGGCGCCGGTGGGGCTCGACGACGTCGCGCGTGCCGAGTGCGGCGAGTTCACCGTGCTGGCCGGACACACCTCGGGAACGGTGTCGATGGTGGACGCGCCGCCCATCGCCGACGCACGGACGCTGACACTGCGCGCCGAGACCGTCACCGTGGTCGAGGGCAGCACCGAAACGCGCTCGCACGCAGACACCTTCACTGCCTACCTGCCCGGTCACGTCGCCTACGTCACGGTCGTGACCGACCCGGGGTCGGCGGAGCCGGGCCTGCCCGCCGACTTCGGCGCGACGCTGCTGAGCAGTACCGTGTCGGCGTTGCGGGGTGCTGCACCCGCCGGCGGGTAG
- a CDS encoding DUF5642 family protein: MSRTPLVLLSALLLAACAACSGGSASSGDDAGGDIAKVLDLKSAFGQEFKVSTVDPTGVDPRLLAPQALPPGIRFDPPACGKFATGLQVPPGLKGNMAAVTAEGAGNRFIAIAVETSEAVPLPEPGPDCQKVAFAGTGARGLVEVAEAPAIDGVRTTGTHRVVQTVVNGKPASGELYNYVATFGSFLVIVTANPLVVPNQPVVPVDTKRARDLVVAAVEDVRGA; the protein is encoded by the coding sequence ATGTCTCGGACCCCGCTCGTGCTTCTGTCCGCCCTCCTGCTGGCCGCATGCGCCGCGTGTTCCGGCGGGTCGGCCTCATCCGGTGACGACGCAGGGGGCGACATCGCGAAGGTGCTCGACCTGAAGTCGGCGTTCGGCCAGGAGTTCAAGGTGTCCACCGTCGACCCCACCGGTGTCGACCCGCGTCTGCTTGCGCCGCAGGCACTTCCGCCGGGCATCAGGTTCGACCCACCCGCGTGCGGGAAGTTCGCGACCGGCCTGCAGGTGCCGCCGGGGTTGAAGGGCAACATGGCCGCCGTCACCGCGGAGGGCGCTGGCAACCGGTTCATCGCGATCGCCGTCGAGACGTCCGAGGCGGTGCCGCTGCCCGAGCCCGGCCCGGATTGTCAGAAGGTGGCGTTCGCCGGAACGGGCGCCCGCGGCCTCGTCGAAGTGGCCGAGGCGCCTGCCATCGACGGCGTGCGGACCACGGGCACTCACCGCGTCGTGCAGACCGTGGTGAACGGCAAGCCGGCCTCCGGCGAGTTGTACAACTACGTCGCGACCTTCGGGTCGTTCCTGGTGATCGTTACCGCGAACCCTCTCGTCGTGCCGAATCAGCCCGTCGTACCGGTGGACACCAAGCGTGCCCGCGACCTGGTGGTCGCCGCGGTCGAGGACGTCCGCGGGGCCTAG
- a CDS encoding alpha-ketoglutarate-dependent dioxygenase AlkB → MPVQTSLFDCTERRDLGDGAWIDVRAGWLTGHDEWFGELLEAIPWRAERRQMYDRVLDVPRLVSFHDLLAGPAPHPALAKLRVRLNDIYARELGEPFTTAGLCLYRDESDSVAWHGDDIGRSRSEDTMVAIVSLGATRAFAMRPRAGGRSLRLPQAHGDLLVMGGSCQRTWEHAVPKTTKPTGPRISIQFRARDVR, encoded by the coding sequence ATGCCGGTTCAGACCTCGCTGTTCGATTGCACCGAACGGCGAGATCTCGGTGACGGCGCCTGGATCGACGTCCGGGCCGGTTGGCTGACCGGCCACGACGAGTGGTTCGGCGAACTGCTCGAGGCGATCCCGTGGCGGGCCGAGCGCAGGCAGATGTACGACCGCGTGCTCGACGTGCCCCGCCTCGTCAGCTTCCACGACCTGCTGGCCGGTCCCGCTCCGCACCCTGCGCTCGCCAAGCTTCGCGTCCGGCTCAACGACATCTACGCCCGCGAACTCGGCGAGCCGTTCACCACCGCCGGCCTCTGCCTGTACCGCGACGAGTCGGACAGCGTCGCCTGGCATGGCGACGACATCGGCCGCAGCCGCTCCGAGGACACGATGGTGGCGATCGTGAGTCTCGGCGCGACAAGGGCTTTCGCCATGCGTCCCCGCGCCGGTGGCCGCTCGCTGCGCCTACCCCAGGCGCACGGCGACCTGCTCGTCATGGGCGGGTCGTGCCAGCGCACCTGGGAGCACGCGGTGCCCAAGACCACCAAGCCGACGGGCCCGCGGATCAGCATCCAGTTCCGGGCCCGCGACGTCCGCTAG
- the soxR gene encoding redox-sensitive transcriptional activator SoxR, whose amino-acid sequence METLELSPGELSRRSGVAVSALHFYEREGLIVSRRTTGNQRRYARETIRRVAFIRMSQRLGIPLARIREALSTLPTDRVPTSKDWARLSAGWREDLDERILHLQRLRDNLSGCIGCGCLSLKACSLANPGDVLAQRGPGAANL is encoded by the coding sequence ATGGAGACGCTCGAACTGAGCCCTGGCGAGCTGTCGCGGCGCAGCGGGGTGGCGGTGTCGGCACTGCACTTCTACGAACGTGAAGGCCTCATCGTCAGCAGGCGGACTACGGGCAACCAGCGCCGGTACGCCCGCGAGACGATCCGTCGAGTCGCGTTCATCCGGATGTCGCAGCGCCTGGGCATCCCGCTGGCCCGCATCCGGGAGGCGCTGTCCACGCTGCCCACCGACCGAGTGCCAACCAGCAAGGACTGGGCGCGCCTGTCGGCCGGGTGGCGAGAAGACCTCGACGAGCGGATCCTGCACCTGCAGCGGTTGCGCGACAACCTCTCCGGCTGCATCGGCTGTGGTTGCCTCAGCCTAAAGGCGTGCTCGCTGGCCAACCCGGGTGACGTCCTGGCCCAGCGGGGGCCGGGCGCTGCGAACCTATGA
- the arcA gene encoding arginine deiminase, with amino-acid sequence MQCPARTVLDVTETLLGADSEVGTLRVVILHRPGAELQRLTPRNNDKLLFDGLPWVARAQQEHDAFADLLRSRGVEVLLVADLLTEALASGAARMHGISAAVDARRLGLPLAQELSVYLRTLDAGALAHVLMAGMTFNELPFDEIELSLVRRMHHGGDFVIDPLPNLLFTRDSSFWIGARVAITSLALPARVRETSLTDLIYAHHPRFLGVRRAYESRSAPVEGGDVLLLAPGVVAVGVGERTTPAGAEALARSLFDDDLAHTVLAVPIAQERAQMHLDTVCTMVDHDAVVMYPNIVDSLSAFTIHRTGSGVKIDGAAPFVKAAADAMGIGKLRVIDTGLDPVTAEREQWDDGNNTLALAPGVVVAYERNAETNARLADSGIEVLPISASELGTGRGGPRCMSCPVARDPL; translated from the coding sequence ATGCAGTGCCCTGCGCGTACGGTGCTAGACGTGACTGAGACGCTGCTGGGAGCGGATTCCGAGGTCGGCACGCTCCGGGTGGTGATCCTGCACAGGCCCGGCGCCGAACTGCAGCGCCTCACGCCGCGCAACAACGACAAGTTGCTCTTCGACGGATTGCCGTGGGTGGCGCGCGCGCAGCAGGAGCACGATGCGTTCGCCGACCTGCTGCGCTCCCGCGGCGTCGAGGTGCTGCTGGTCGCCGACCTGCTCACCGAGGCACTTGCCAGTGGCGCGGCGCGGATGCACGGCATCTCGGCCGCGGTCGACGCCCGCAGGCTCGGACTGCCGCTGGCACAGGAACTCTCGGTGTACCTGCGCACGCTGGACGCCGGAGCGCTGGCCCACGTGCTGATGGCGGGCATGACGTTCAACGAGCTGCCGTTCGACGAGATCGAGCTGTCGCTGGTCCGCCGCATGCACCACGGCGGCGACTTCGTGATCGACCCGCTGCCGAATCTGCTGTTCACCAGGGACTCGTCGTTCTGGATCGGGGCGCGGGTGGCCATCACGTCGCTGGCGCTGCCCGCCCGGGTGCGCGAGACATCGCTGACCGACCTGATCTATGCGCACCACCCGCGATTCCTGGGCGTGCGGCGGGCGTACGAGTCGCGCTCGGCTCCGGTCGAGGGTGGCGACGTGCTGCTGCTGGCGCCTGGCGTGGTGGCCGTCGGTGTGGGGGAGCGCACCACGCCCGCCGGAGCGGAAGCATTGGCGCGCAGCCTGTTCGACGACGACCTCGCGCACACCGTGCTGGCTGTGCCGATCGCCCAGGAGCGGGCGCAGATGCACCTCGACACGGTGTGCACCATGGTCGACCACGACGCCGTCGTGATGTACCCGAACATCGTCGACTCGTTGTCGGCGTTCACGATCCACCGCACCGGCAGCGGGGTGAAGATCGACGGCGCGGCCCCGTTCGTGAAGGCGGCAGCCGATGCGATGGGGATCGGGAAGCTGCGCGTCATCGACACCGGCCTCGATCCCGTGACAGCCGAGCGTGAGCAGTGGGACGACGGCAACAACACCCTGGCACTGGCGCCCGGCGTCGTCGTCGCCTATGAGCGCAACGCCGAAACCAATGCGCGGCTGGCGGATTCGGGCATCGAGGTGCTGCCGATCTCCGCCTCCGAGCTGGGCACCGGCCGCGGCGGCCCGAGGTGCATGTCGTGCCCGGTGGCTCGCGACCCGCTGTAG